ATTGACAAATAATATTACGGTTCTCTTTGATGGTGATGCAGCAGGAATTAGAGCTTCTTTAAGAGGTATTGATTTAATTCTTGAACAGGGAATGAACGTTAAGGTGGTTACTTTTCCTGATGGAGAAGATCCAGATAGTTTTGCAAAATCAAATTCTGATGCAGATTTAAAGAAGTATTTAGAAGAAAAAGCACAGGATTTTATTGAGTTCAAAGTGTCTTTGTTAATGAAAGATGCTCAAAATGATCCAATTAAAAAGGCAGGATTAATCCGTGATATTGTAACGAGTATTTCTAAAATTCCGGATGGAATTCAACGCGAAGTGTATGTTCAAGAATGTGCTCGTATAATGGATATTTCTGAACGTGTAATTTTTAGTGAACTTGCACAACTAATCAACAAAGGCCAAAAAGATAGAAGTAGGAGTCAACAAACTCAAAGTTTTCAACAACCTTTAAAACCTGTAAAAGAGCCAGAAAAACCTAAAGTTGACACTTTATTTTTATTAGAAAAGGAGATCGTTCGTATTTTACTTTTATACGGAAATGAAGAGATTGAATTGGCAAATTGGGTGCATTCACAAGATAAATATGGACGACCAATTTTAGAGAAAGAAGAGTATACCAATACAGTTTCTAACGAGCTATATTTGAATTTACAAGAAGATGAAATTGAGTTTACAAACGAAACTTTTAGAGACGTTTATTTCGAAATTATCCATCAGCTGAATCAAGATGAACAAATCTCTATAGATAGGTTAATTGCTAGTGACAATACTGAAGTTTCTAGTTTGGTAACTAATATTTTAATGGATGAAGAAAAATATGAGTTGAGCGATTGGGAACGCAAAGAAGTCTTCGTGACTGATATTTCAAAAATTCTACCAAAGTTAGTTACAGATGCTATTTTAAATCTTCGAAGAGTATTAATTGAAGTAAAAATTAATGCAATTATTAAAGAAGCTCAAGAAGCTGAAGCCGAAGATCAAGCTCCTGATTTCGAAGAAGTAACAAACTACATAGAACTCAAAAAATTACTTTACGAAAAATTGAATCGAGTTATTTAGTGTTTTTTCCTTAACCAAAAAGGGGGATTTTCTTTATTTCACTTGTTTTAGTAATGAGTACTTTTCGGAGGCTTAATATTTTACATTCAAAAAACATGTGATTATTAGGCAGATAATTATTTTTTATTAACTTTAGGCCCCCAGAAGAAAAGAAACAGAAATAAAACTTGAACAAAACTATGAGAAAATTGCTTCAAATAGGTAAGCTAATTCTATTGTTTATAGAATTGCCATTTCAAATTTCGAACGGTCATAAGAAACGCGCATACCGAAAAATTAAGGAATTAATGGTATCCGCAAATTTACTTTAAACTTTTAGGGATTTCACATACAGGTATAGCCACCATTTTATGTTGGTTGATCGTGTTTAGACGCGAATAGATTTTGTACACCTCTTTTTCACGGCCTTCAAAATCGTCAACAGATTTTCCGTTGTCTTGCATTGTCATAGCCCATTCTAACTCATCATATGAAGCACCAATTTGGTCTTCATCAGTACGGCTATCTCCGAATAAGCCATCGGTAGGTTGTGCCTTTTGAATAGATTCTGGTACTTTTAAAAATTCACCTAATGCATAAACTTCAGATTTTACCAAATCTGCAATTGGACTTAAATCTACTCCACCATCTCCGTATTTAGTGAAAAAGCCAACGCCAAAATCTTCTACTTTATTTCCTGTACCTGCAACTAATAAACCATGTAATCCAGCAAAATAGTATAATGTGGTCATACGTAAACGAGCCCTAGTATTTGCTAATGATAAATCTAATTTTGGAGAAGCATCAACTTCAGGAACTACAGTTTTAAAATCTTCAAATGTAGAAGTTAAATTTACTCTTGCATCGCTAACATTAGAAAAACGCTCTTTTAATTGCGCTATATGTTCTTGAGCTCTATTAACTTGACTTTGAGCTTGGTGAATTGGCAACTCTACACATAAAGTTGGTAATCCTGTTTCAGCACATAAAGTAGAAGTAACAGCAGAATCAATTCCACCAGAAACACCAACAACAAATCCTTTAACTTTTGCGTTTACAGCATAATCTTTTAACCAATTTATAATGTGTTCAGCAACTTTTGGAGTATTCATGTTATACGATTTTAGTAAATTCGAAGTTTAATATATTTAACGTAAATATAGCTATTTCATGCGAAAGATTATATCCTTTTTACTACTGACGGTAATGGTAGTTTCTTGTAAAAAAGAAAATAAGTTACAAGTAGATGTTTCTAATATAAATGTGGATTTGAAACTGGCTCGTTTTGATGTTGATTTTTACAATTCTACTCCTCAAACTTTATCAAAAACAAAGGAGATATATCCTATGTTTTTTCCGCATAATGTTGATTCTGTTTGGATAAATAAAATCCAGAATAAAGATGAGCGTGAATTGTTCGATGAAACTCAAAAGAAATATCCTAATCTATCTTTTCTTGAAATGGAATTAGTGGATTTATTTCAGCATGTAAAATATTACAACAAGAACTTTCAAGAACCAGTTGTAATTAGTATGCTTACCAATGTAGATTATGAAAATAAAGTATTGTTTGACTCAGGATTACTATTAATTTCTTTAGACTGTTATTTAGGCGGAAAACATGAATTTTATAGTGATTTTCCAGATTATGTAAAACAAAACAATCGTAAAGAACATATTATAGTTGATGTTGCAAATTCAATTATCAACAAACAAATGCCTCCTAATAATGAACGAAGTTTTATTAATAAGATGATTTATGAAGGAAAGAAAATGTATTTGTTAGATGCCTACTTGCCTCAAGTTTCAGATGTGGAGAAAATTGGATATGATCCTGTAAAGTATAATTGGGCAGTGGAAAGTGAAGAAGATATTTGGAAATATTTCATAGAGCGAGAATTACTGTACGATACAGATTTAAAATTGAATAAAAGATTTTTAGATATAGCGCCGTTTTCAAAGTTTTATTTAGGAGAGGATAATTTATCTCCGGGACGAATTGGTGTATGGATAGGTTGGCAAATTGTTCGTTCTTTCATGCAGAATAATGACGTATCTTTGCCTGAACTTTTACAAACGGAAGAAGATATAATTTTCAAAAAATCAAAATACAAACCGAAACGATAATGGCAATAGTACATACATCTGAAATAAAATTTAAAGTAGGGTTAGACGAGAATAGAGTACCAGAAGAAATTTCATGGAATGCAGAAGATGGTGGAATACGTAATGAAGCTTCTAAAGCAATTATGTTATCTGTTTGGGATCATAAACAGAAGGATACGTTACGTATGGATTTATGGACAAAAGACATGCCTGTAGATGAAATGAAGCAGTTTTTCCATCAAACATTAGTATCTATGGCAGATACTTTTGAACGTGCTACAAACGATGATAAAATGAGTGCAACAATGCGCGATTTTTGTGATTATTTTGCTGAAAAATTAGAGTTGATTAATAAGTAAATAACTCATAACAAACATATAAGTACGGTTTTCCCATTCTTTTAATGCGGAAAACCGTACTTTTTTTATTTAAGAATGATTTATTTTTACAAAAAGTTCAATCGAGTAGTAACAATTTCATAGGTTAAGTAGTCTAATAG
This genomic window from Tenacibaculum sp. 190524A05c contains:
- the dnaG gene encoding DNA primase — encoded protein: MITKQTIDLVFETARLEEVIGEFVQLKKAGSNFKGLSPFTDEKTPSFMVSPVKQIWKDFSTGKGGNVISFLMEHEHFSYPEAIKWLAKKYNIEIEETEQSDEQKQQINERESMFLVSKFAKDYFHDVLMNTQKGRAIGLSYFKERGFREDTIEKFDLGYCKDEWDNFTKAALDKGYDLKYLKSTGLTIVKEGGEKDRIFDRFKGRVMFPIHSMSGRILGFGGRILTNDKKAAKYLNSPESDIYHKSKILYGLYQAKKEIAKQDNCFLVEGYTDVISFHQSGIENVVASSGTALTPEQIRLVNRLTNNITVLFDGDAAGIRASLRGIDLILEQGMNVKVVTFPDGEDPDSFAKSNSDADLKKYLEEKAQDFIEFKVSLLMKDAQNDPIKKAGLIRDIVTSISKIPDGIQREVYVQECARIMDISERVIFSELAQLINKGQKDRSRSQQTQSFQQPLKPVKEPEKPKVDTLFLLEKEIVRILLLYGNEEIELANWVHSQDKYGRPILEKEEYTNTVSNELYLNLQEDEIEFTNETFRDVYFEIIHQLNQDEQISIDRLIASDNTEVSSLVTNILMDEEKYELSDWERKEVFVTDISKILPKLVTDAILNLRRVLIEVKINAIIKEAQEAEAEDQAPDFEEVTNYIELKKLLYEKLNRVI
- the nadE gene encoding NAD(+) synthase, with product MNTPKVAEHIINWLKDYAVNAKVKGFVVGVSGGIDSAVTSTLCAETGLPTLCVELPIHQAQSQVNRAQEHIAQLKERFSNVSDARVNLTSTFEDFKTVVPEVDASPKLDLSLANTRARLRMTTLYYFAGLHGLLVAGTGNKVEDFGVGFFTKYGDGGVDLSPIADLVKSEVYALGEFLKVPESIQKAQPTDGLFGDSRTDEDQIGASYDELEWAMTMQDNGKSVDDFEGREKEVYKIYSRLNTINQHKMVAIPVCEIPKSLK
- the gldB gene encoding gliding motility lipoprotein GldB, which produces MRKIISFLLLTVMVVSCKKENKLQVDVSNINVDLKLARFDVDFYNSTPQTLSKTKEIYPMFFPHNVDSVWINKIQNKDERELFDETQKKYPNLSFLEMELVDLFQHVKYYNKNFQEPVVISMLTNVDYENKVLFDSGLLLISLDCYLGGKHEFYSDFPDYVKQNNRKEHIIVDVANSIINKQMPPNNERSFINKMIYEGKKMYLLDAYLPQVSDVEKIGYDPVKYNWAVESEEDIWKYFIERELLYDTDLKLNKRFLDIAPFSKFYLGEDNLSPGRIGVWIGWQIVRSFMQNNDVSLPELLQTEEDIIFKKSKYKPKR
- the gldC gene encoding gliding motility protein GldC — translated: MAIVHTSEIKFKVGLDENRVPEEISWNAEDGGIRNEASKAIMLSVWDHKQKDTLRMDLWTKDMPVDEMKQFFHQTLVSMADTFERATNDDKMSATMRDFCDYFAEKLELINK